A window of Bos taurus isolate L1 Dominette 01449 registration number 42190680 breed Hereford chromosome 8, ARS-UCD2.0, whole genome shotgun sequence contains these coding sequences:
- the LOC100298530 gene encoding interferon omega-1, with protein MAFVLSLLMALVLVSYGPGGSLGCDLSQNHVLVGRENLRFLGQMRRLSPRFCLQERKDFAFPQEMVEGGQLQEAQAFSVLHEMLQQTFNLFNTEHSSAAWDTTLLEQLRTGLHQQLDDLDACLGQVMGEEDSALGKTGPTLAIKRYFQGIHVYLKEKEYSDCAWEIVRVEIMRSLSSSTNLQERLRVMDGDLNSP; from the coding sequence ATGGCCTTCGTGCTCTCTCTACTGATGGCCCTGGTGCTGGTCAGCTACGGCCCGGGAGGATCCCTGGGCTGTGACCTGTCTCAGAACCATGTGCTGGTTGGCAGGGAGAACCTCAGgttcctgggccaaatgaggAGACTCTCCCCTCGCTTCTGTCTGCAGGAGAGAAAAGACTTCGCTTTCCcgcaggagatggtggagggtgGCCAGCTCCAGGAGGCCCAGGCCTTCTCTGTGCTCCACGAGATGCTGCAGCAGACCTTCAATCTTTTCAACACAGAGCATTCCTCTGCTGCCTGGGACACCACCCTCCTGGAGCAGCTCCGCACTGGACTCCATCAGCAGCTGGACGACCTGGACGCCTGCCTGGGGCAGGTGATGGGAGAGGAAGACTCTGCCCTGGGAAAGACGGGCCCCACACTGGCCATAAAGAGGTATTTCCAGGGCATCCATGTCTACCTGAAAGAGAAGGAATACAGCGACTGTGCCTGGGAAATTGTCAGAGTGGAAATCATGAGATCCTTGTCTTCATCAACCAACTTGCAAGAAAGGCTAAGAGTGATGGATGGAGACCTGAACTCACCTTGA